The Pricia mediterranea genome includes a window with the following:
- the rpmF gene encoding 50S ribosomal protein L32, protein MAHPKRKISKTRRDKRRTHYKAVAPTLATDSTTGEIHLFHRAHWHEGKLYYRGQVLVDKTEEIEA, encoded by the coding sequence ATGGCACATCCCAAGAGAAAAATTTCGAAAACCAGAAGAGACAAAAGAAGAACGCATTACAAGGCGGTTGCCCCTACGTTGGCGACCGATTCCACAACCGGTGAAATCCATTTGTTTCACAGGGCGCACTGGCACGAAGGTAAACTGTACTACAGAGGCCAGGTTTTGGTCGATAAAACGGAGGAAATCGAAGCATAA
- a CDS encoding YceD family protein has translation MMKQEKFSIAFSGLKQGKHNFEYTVDNAFFETYGYDEFNAAHIVLNVSLMKSSTMLEFELEATGTVNVNGDLTDEPYDQPIEGELELVVKFGDEYNDEDDDILIVPHGTYQVNIAQYVYEMLVLAVPQKRVHPGVLDGSLQSEALKRLEELQPKETKENTQENDPRWDELKKLLTDK, from the coding sequence ATGATGAAGCAAGAGAAGTTCAGTATAGCTTTCTCAGGATTAAAGCAGGGAAAACACAATTTCGAATATACGGTTGACAACGCATTCTTTGAGACGTATGGCTATGATGAGTTCAATGCTGCACATATCGTTCTGAATGTATCCTTAATGAAATCGAGCACCATGCTCGAATTCGAGTTGGAGGCCACAGGTACGGTCAACGTGAATGGCGACTTGACCGATGAGCCGTATGATCAACCGATCGAGGGTGAGCTTGAGCTGGTGGTGAAGTTTGGCGATGAATATAACGATGAAGACGATGACATTTTGATTGTTCCGCACGGAACGTACCAAGTCAATATCGCCCAATATGTTTACGAAATGTTGGTGCTAGCCGTGCCGCAAAAACGCGTTCACCCCGGGGTGCTTGACGGTAGTTTGCAGTCGGAAGCCCTGAAAAGATTGGAAGAGCTACAACCTAAAGAAACAAAAGAAAATACACAGGAAAACGATCCCAGATGGGACGAACTAAAGAAGCTTTTAACGGATAAATAA
- a CDS encoding GAF domain-containing protein, protein MEKIERITASLEQSPVDWQELLSECITSFGCSTGTLHFLETDTDILKLQAQIGIPEFLMPKVSKIPIGKGMAGIAAERQEPVELCNLQTDTSGIARPAAKETKVEGSIAVPMMFNGALYGTLGIAKPVPYDFTEEEKNNLMAIGEAIARTLA, encoded by the coding sequence ATGGAAAAAATTGAGCGCATTACCGCTTCTTTGGAACAGTCGCCCGTCGATTGGCAAGAATTACTTTCCGAGTGCATTACCTCTTTTGGATGTTCGACCGGAACCCTCCATTTTTTGGAGACGGACACCGACATATTGAAACTACAGGCCCAAATCGGCATCCCTGAGTTCTTGATGCCCAAGGTATCGAAAATTCCAATAGGAAAGGGGATGGCCGGAATAGCGGCCGAGAGACAGGAGCCAGTGGAGCTATGCAATTTACAGACCGACACTTCAGGAATCGCCCGACCGGCGGCCAAGGAAACCAAGGTAGAAGGTTCGATTGCAGTGCCGATGATGTTCAATGGTGCCTTGTACGGCACATTGGGAATCGCAAAGCCCGTACCCTATGACTTTACGGAAGAAGAAAAGAATAATCTTATGGCCATAGGGGAAGCTATAGCGAGGACCTTGGCCTAG